One Apium graveolens cultivar Ventura unplaced genomic scaffold, ASM990537v1 ctg4297, whole genome shotgun sequence genomic window carries:
- the LOC141701685 gene encoding BTB/POZ domain-containing protein At1g21780-like produces MYRERQREMGETKTVSRFARWTFEALSTSCPKQSEPFQMGLWTWYVAVEKDQTMYVRLFPEPNQIAKEQPPIARFRIKVEAINVGVENLVPHVSPVHERLLRTSEDFIWSAEFAYHGRFTVEVEFLDLKICATNGDEPTSIWPCSYGVKSHASQSSRQCFSRMLHESIHADVTINTADGVVKAHKAILAASSPVFNSMFLHPLKEKESSTIELEDMSVDSCMALLGYLYGTSDEEDFWKHRVTLLGAANKYGIVDLKNSCEESLTKDINTENVLDRLQEAWLYQLDDLKKACMMYLFDFRKIYDVSDEIDIFFKQADRELVTKMFHEVLGAWKVT; encoded by the exons ATGTacagagagagacagagagaaaTGGGGGAGACAAAGACAGTGTCAAGGTTTGCTCGATGGACATTCGAAGCTTTATCGACTAGCTGTCCCAAACAGTCTGAGCCTTTCCAGATGGGTCTTTGGACTTG GTATGTAGCAGTGGAGAAGGATCAGACAATGTATGTTAGGCTTTTTCCGGAGCCTAATCAAATAGCTAAAGAGCAGCCTCCTATTGCTCGGTTTAGGATCAAGGTCGAAGCTATTAATGTCGGTGTGGAAAATTTGGTTCCCCATGTTTCCCCTG TTCATGAGAGACTTCTTCGGACAAGTGAAGACTTTATATGGTCAGCTGAGTTTGCATATCATGGTCGATTTACTGTAGAAGTCGAGTTTTTGGACCTGAAAATCTGCGCAACAAAT GGTGATGAACCCACCTCCATATGGCCATGTAGTTATGGGGTTAAATCTCATGCATCCCAAAGCAGTCGTCAATGCTTTTCTCGCATGCTTCACGAGTCTATCCATGCTGATGTCACTATTAATACAGCTGATGGTGTGGTTAAAGCTCACAAGGCAATCCTCGCTGCAAGTTCTCCGGTGTTCAATAGTATGTTTCTGCACCCCCTCAAGGAGAAAGAGTCCTCCACAATCGAATTGGAGGATATGTCAGTGGACTCTTGCATGGCCCTTCTCGGTTACCTGTACGGAACAAGTGATGAAGAGGACTTCTGGAAGCACAGGGTTACCTTGCTAGGTGCTGCAAACAAGTATGGTATCGTAGATTTAAAGAATTCCTGTGAGGAAAGCCTCACAAAAGACATCAACACGGAGAACGTGCTGGATAGGCTGCAGGAAGCATGGCTTTACCAACTCGACGATCTAAAGAAAGCTTGCATGATGTACTTGTTTGACTTTAGAAAGATCTACGATGttagtgatgaaattgacatttTCTTCAAGCAGGCAGACCGAGAGCTAGTGACTAAAATGTTTCACGAGGTGCTTGGCGCCTGGAAAGTAACATAA